A genomic region of Ignavibacteria bacterium contains the following coding sequences:
- a CDS encoding septum formation initiator family protein, whose product MKFKAKTINYIILIFLFLLLVLVLTFSNQGFYDYFLYRENLNELKATIDSLKKVNDSLSIEIKLLRSNPEKIEKVAREKYGLIKPGEKIYKIKIEE is encoded by the coding sequence GTGAAGTTTAAAGCAAAAACGATTAATTATATAATTCTAATTTTTTTATTTCTATTGTTAGTGCTTGTACTTACTTTTTCAAACCAGGGTTTTTATGATTATTTTCTTTATCGCGAAAATTTAAATGAACTTAAGGCTACGATTGATAGTTTGAAAAAAGTCAACGATAGTTTGTCAATTGAAATTAAATTGCTCAGATCAAATCCAGAAAAAATCGAGAAAGTTGCTCGTGAGAAATATGGTTTGATTAAGCCAGGTGAAAAAATTTATAAAATTAAAATTGAAGAGTAG
- a CDS encoding replication-associated recombination protein A, which translates to MIPLAERVRPKTLDEFIGQEHLLGKDKALRKLLAQKKIFSMILWGPPGSGKTTLAKLIADLINADFYQISAVSSGVKEIREIIQIAEENFRKNKYTILFIDEIHRFNKAQQDSLLHSIESGIITLIGATTENPSFEIIPPLLSRCRIYVLKQHSDEDLKKILRQAISKDSYLNSLNIEFIDENFLIRNSNGDARIMLNVFEIAVELAKTKGEKLKIDKEIIQEALQQKKIDYDKLGEEHYNLISAFIKSIRGSDPDAAVYYLARMLEGGEDPLFIARRMIILAAEDIGNASPNALVLATTTFQACHFVGMPEARIILSQCATYLASQPKSNASYIAIEKAIDDVRNLPDYPVPLHLRNAPTRLMKELGYGENYKYAHNHDEHFIQENYLPDELKGKQYYFPTDSGQEKTLKDRLKNWWKGKKKY; encoded by the coding sequence ATGATACCCCTTGCAGAAAGAGTTAGACCCAAAACATTAGATGAGTTCATTGGTCAGGAACATCTTCTTGGCAAAGATAAAGCTTTAAGGAAGCTCCTTGCTCAGAAAAAAATTTTTTCAATGATTTTATGGGGACCACCTGGAAGTGGTAAAACAACTTTAGCTAAGTTAATCGCAGATTTAATTAATGCTGATTTTTACCAGATCAGTGCTGTAAGTTCAGGCGTCAAAGAAATCAGAGAGATAATTCAAATAGCAGAAGAAAACTTTCGAAAAAACAAATACACAATTTTGTTTATTGATGAAATTCATCGTTTTAATAAAGCACAACAAGATTCATTACTTCACTCAATCGAAAGTGGTATAATTACATTGATTGGGGCAACAACCGAGAACCCTTCTTTTGAGATTATTCCTCCTTTGCTCTCCCGATGCCGTATTTATGTATTAAAACAGCATTCAGATGAAGATCTTAAAAAAATTCTACGACAGGCCATCTCCAAAGATTCTTACCTAAACTCATTGAATATTGAATTTATAGATGAGAATTTTCTCATTCGAAATTCAAATGGTGATGCGAGAATTATGCTTAATGTATTTGAAATTGCTGTTGAGCTTGCAAAGACTAAAGGTGAAAAACTTAAAATAGATAAAGAAATTATTCAAGAAGCACTTCAACAAAAAAAGATTGATTATGATAAGTTAGGAGAAGAACATTACAATCTCATTTCAGCATTTATTAAAAGTATACGTGGAAGTGATCCCGATGCAGCAGTATACTATCTCGCTCGTATGCTTGAAGGAGGGGAAGATCCACTTTTTATAGCAAGAAGAATGATAATCCTTGCAGCAGAAGATATCGGTAATGCATCACCAAATGCGCTTGTTTTAGCAACAACTACTTTTCAAGCCTGTCATTTTGTTGGTATGCCTGAAGCTAGAATAATTTTAAGTCAATGTGCAACATACCTCGCATCTCAACCAAAAAGTAATGCCTCATATATTGCAATAGAAAAAGCAATTGACGATGTGCGAAATCTACCAGATTATCCGGTTCCGCTTCATTTAAGAAATGCACCAACGAGATTAATGAAAGAATTGGGTTATGGAGAAAATTATAAGTACGCTCACAACCATGATGAACATTTCATTCAAGAAAATTACCTCCCAGATGAATTGAAAGGTAAGCAGTATTATTTCCCAACTGACTCAGGTCAGGAAAAGACATTAAAAGATAGATTGAAAAATTGGTGGAAGGGAAAGAAAAAGTATTAG
- a CDS encoding EutN/CcmL family microcompartment protein, with product MILAKVIGTLVSTQKNSYLVQHKHLIVKPVDLDLNPIGNKDMIALDFVDAGVNDIVLVTQEGDAAQQILGHRNAPVHTVIVAVVDKIDVES from the coding sequence ATGATACTTGCAAAAGTTATTGGGACATTAGTCTCAACTCAGAAAAATTCTTATCTAGTTCAGCACAAACATCTAATTGTAAAACCAGTAGACCTTGATTTAAATCCCATTGGTAACAAAGATATGATTGCATTAGATTTTGTAGATGCAGGAGTGAACGATATAGTTTTAGTCACACAGGAAGGTGATGCCGCTCAGCAAATTCTTGGACACCGAAACGCTCCTGTTCATACAGTAATAGTTGCCGTCGTTGATAAAATTGATGTTGAAAGTTGA
- a CDS encoding D-alanine--D-alanine ligase — MRIILLAGGSSPEREISLRSGKAVYRALLELKHEVFLIDPALGKNQPQSPEEFFNPSLHKELVKTTNYLDAFQLEVFKNVDLVFIILHGKWGEDGTVQSILDLMNIKYTGSGVLGSSIGIDKHISKVIAKHTGISTPEWKVLKSYEMFDEEKILEEVGLPCIFKPNDQGSTIGFSLVEKKEELKKAFEEASKYSDKVLIERYIKGRELTVSILGNEALPIIEVKPKHQLYDYECKYTKGMTEYICPAELDEDLAKEIQRQALVAFSSCRCEVFGRVDFILDENNIPYFLEINTLPGMTDLSLVPMAAKSIGLSFNELINKIIELSLR, encoded by the coding sequence TTGAGAATCATTTTACTTGCAGGAGGTTCTTCTCCAGAAAGAGAAATTTCATTAAGAAGTGGGAAAGCAGTTTATCGGGCTCTGCTAGAATTAAAGCATGAAGTTTTTTTAATTGATCCTGCCCTTGGAAAAAATCAACCGCAATCACCTGAGGAATTTTTCAATCCATCTTTGCATAAAGAATTGGTTAAAACAACAAATTATCTTGATGCTTTTCAACTTGAAGTTTTTAAAAATGTTGATTTAGTATTTATTATTCTTCATGGTAAATGGGGGGAAGATGGAACAGTTCAATCAATTTTAGATTTGATGAATATAAAATATACCGGCTCGGGTGTTTTAGGAAGTTCAATTGGCATTGATAAACATATTTCAAAAGTTATAGCAAAACATACTGGTATATCTACTCCCGAATGGAAAGTGTTAAAAAGTTATGAGATGTTTGATGAAGAAAAAATATTAGAAGAAGTTGGATTACCCTGCATTTTCAAACCAAATGATCAGGGTTCAACAATTGGTTTTTCTTTGGTAGAAAAAAAGGAAGAACTCAAAAAAGCATTTGAAGAGGCTTCTAAATATTCTGACAAGGTTTTGATTGAGAGATATATTAAAGGCAGGGAACTAACAGTTTCTATATTAGGTAATGAAGCGTTACCTATCATTGAAGTAAAACCAAAACATCAACTTTATGATTATGAATGTAAATACACCAAAGGTATGACTGAATATATTTGTCCTGCTGAGCTCGATGAAGATCTTGCAAAAGAAATACAAAGACAGGCACTCGTTGCTTTTAGTTCTTGTAGATGCGAAGTTTTTGGCAGAGTCGATTTCATTCTTGATGAAAATAATATTCCTTATTTTTTAGAGATTAATACTTTGCCCGGTATGACAGATCTAAGTCTTGTTCCAATGGCGGCAAAATCAATAGGATTAAGTTTTAACGAGTTAATAAACAAAATCATAGAGCTTTCGTTAAGGTGA
- a CDS encoding class II aldolase/adducin family protein, with protein sequence MQLKKELVEICHKIHSKGFVSATDGNVSVRIKKDRIICTPTSVPKEKITEKDLITLNLDGKIISGSRKPSTEIKMHLAIYKERKDVNAVVHAHPIFATAFASSKLALDIPFLPEVILNLGLVPVCEYSTPSTEEVVKSIIPFIQKTNLLLLQNHGAVTYGKNLEEAYYLLEKLEHTAKVFSIAMQLNGVRPLTKKQLKYLYQVNENTYKINQDFKIKFKNQRRKN encoded by the coding sequence GTGCAGCTCAAAAAAGAATTAGTTGAAATTTGTCATAAGATTCATTCAAAAGGTTTTGTTTCAGCAACTGATGGAAATGTTTCAGTAAGAATTAAGAAAGATAGAATAATTTGCACACCAACATCGGTCCCAAAAGAAAAGATTACAGAGAAGGATTTAATCACTTTAAATCTTGATGGAAAAATAATTTCTGGTTCAAGAAAGCCCTCCACTGAAATAAAGATGCATCTTGCAATTTACAAGGAGAGAAAAGATGTAAATGCTGTTGTACACGCCCATCCAATTTTTGCAACTGCATTTGCCAGTTCGAAATTAGCTCTGGATATTCCATTTTTGCCAGAAGTAATTTTAAACTTAGGTCTTGTCCCAGTTTGTGAATATTCCACTCCATCTACCGAAGAAGTAGTAAAATCTATAATTCCTTTTATTCAAAAAACAAATTTGCTTTTACTTCAAAATCATGGTGCAGTGACTTATGGAAAAAATCTTGAGGAAGCTTATTATCTTCTTGAAAAGTTAGAACACACTGCAAAAGTATTTTCAATTGCGATGCAACTGAATGGCGTACGTCCTCTCACTAAAAAACAATTAAAATATCTTTATCAAGTAAATGAAAACACTTATAAAATAAACCAGGATTTCAAAATCAAGTTCAAAAACCAAAGGAGAAAAAATTGA
- the dprA gene encoding DNA-protecting protein DprA, which produces MNKFNSDELIALLQLNEIEGLGVNKIRNLVNHFTSPLAVLNADYVDLMEVEGINQTLARRIVNENINKKYLNVSEYQLGLLEKHQAKMITFWDDEYPFYLRKIYDPPVFLFIKGEIKEEDENSIAIVGTRNPTYYGRKITERIVSELIEYKITIVSGLARGIDTIAHSTAIQKKGRTIAVLGSGLDVIYPAENKKLFASIPQNGCIVTEYLFGTKPDAMNFPRRNRIISGLSLGSVIVETDITGGAMLTAKYALDQNREVFAIPGNVDSKQSRGTNFLIQSGEAKLVTNAEDIVVEFGEKFIKKDQKLKEVDLSSLNIFENKIYSALDSEPVHIDLLAEKVQLTTSECLVHLLSLEFKGLVKSLPGKFFTKT; this is translated from the coding sequence ATGAACAAATTTAACTCGGATGAATTAATTGCACTTTTACAATTAAATGAAATAGAAGGGCTTGGGGTTAATAAAATTAGAAATTTAGTTAATCATTTCACTTCACCTCTCGCTGTATTAAATGCTGATTATGTTGATTTAATGGAGGTTGAGGGCATAAATCAGACACTTGCAAGAAGAATTGTTAATGAAAACATCAATAAAAAATATTTAAATGTGTCTGAGTATCAACTCGGTTTGCTTGAAAAACATCAAGCAAAAATGATCACATTCTGGGATGATGAATATCCCTTTTATCTCAGGAAAATTTACGATCCACCTGTATTTTTATTTATTAAAGGTGAAATAAAGGAAGAAGATGAAAATTCAATTGCAATAGTTGGCACAAGAAATCCAACTTATTATGGTAGAAAAATTACCGAGCGAATTGTTTCAGAATTGATTGAATATAAAATTACAATCGTCAGCGGTCTTGCTCGTGGAATAGATACAATTGCTCATTCAACAGCAATTCAAAAGAAGGGACGAACTATAGCTGTACTTGGTTCAGGTTTGGATGTTATCTATCCAGCCGAAAACAAGAAATTGTTTGCATCAATTCCACAGAATGGATGTATAGTTACAGAATATTTATTTGGCACCAAACCGGACGCAATGAACTTTCCTAGAAGAAATAGAATTATAAGTGGTTTATCGCTCGGTTCAGTAATTGTTGAGACCGACATCACAGGCGGTGCAATGTTAACAGCTAAATATGCTCTTGATCAAAACAGAGAAGTTTTTGCGATCCCAGGAAATGTTGATTCAAAGCAAAGCCGAGGTACTAATTTTCTTATTCAGTCGGGCGAGGCAAAACTTGTCACAAATGCAGAAGATATTGTTGTTGAATTTGGAGAAAAATTTATAAAGAAAGATCAAAAGCTTAAGGAAGTCGATTTATCTTCTCTGAATATTTTTGAAAACAAAATTTATTCTGCCTTAGATTCAGAACCTGTTCATATTGATTTATTAGCCGAGAAAGTTCAACTTACCACATCAGAGTGTCTTGTTCATTTACTTTCACTCGAATTTAAAGGTTTGGTAAAATCGTTGCCGGGTAAATTTTTTACGAAAACCTAA
- a CDS encoding Gfo/Idh/MocA family oxidoreductase, whose amino-acid sequence MKTIKNVLEPKFKWGIAGLGNFAVNSVIPAIKGLRRSKITALFSHSFERAKEVAGLYSIKEYFDDFEKFLSADFDAVYITSANQYHYEQVIAAAKAGKHIICEKPLALNSQQGEEMIRVCEENNVKLSIGYIQRFHPLTRKAKEMIEAGLIGQPVVINVSQSFDYPPNQNFRYQKDFGGGALRDVGTHCIDLLRFFGGEIEIIDGFVDNVIYKSEVDDFVTASCKFKDGGYGNFYASFCIGKPINRIEIVGYKGTIIIENLIGKRSDYVKLTIQKVDESKKAFRMKANKVQNLIKNFQKALTENEPLLVTGYDGLINLKLIEEIERSAAQKRIS is encoded by the coding sequence CCAAAGTTCAAATGGGGAATTGCAGGGCTGGGTAACTTTGCTGTTAATAGTGTCATTCCTGCAATCAAAGGATTGAGAAGATCCAAAATTACAGCTCTCTTCAGTCATTCTTTTGAGAGAGCGAAGGAAGTTGCAGGTTTATATTCAATTAAAGAATACTTTGATGATTTTGAAAAATTTCTTTCTGCAGATTTTGATGCTGTTTACATCACAAGTGCAAATCAATATCATTATGAACAGGTAATTGCTGCGGCTAAAGCTGGTAAACATATCATATGTGAAAAACCGCTGGCTTTAAATTCTCAACAGGGCGAGGAAATGATTAGAGTCTGTGAAGAAAATAATGTAAAGCTTTCAATTGGTTATATTCAAAGGTTTCATCCATTAACAAGAAAAGCTAAAGAAATGATTGAGGCGGGACTGATTGGTCAACCAGTAGTGATCAATGTTTCTCAATCATTTGATTATCCTCCAAATCAAAATTTCAGATACCAGAAAGATTTTGGTGGAGGTGCTTTAAGAGATGTTGGAACTCATTGTATTGATTTGCTCAGATTTTTTGGTGGTGAAATCGAAATTATCGATGGTTTTGTGGATAATGTAATTTATAAAAGCGAAGTCGATGATTTTGTAACTGCTTCCTGTAAATTTAAAGATGGAGGTTACGGGAATTTTTATGCTTCATTTTGTATAGGTAAACCAATTAATAGAATTGAAATTGTTGGATACAAAGGAACGATTATCATTGAAAATTTGATTGGTAAAAGGTCCGACTATGTTAAACTTACTATTCAAAAAGTTGATGAATCTAAAAAAGCATTCAGAATGAAAGCTAATAAAGTTCAAAATCTTATTAAGAATTTTCAAAAGGCTTTGACTGAAAATGAACCATTGCTGGTAACAGGTTACGATGGATTAATTAATTTGAAATTAATTGAGGAAATTGAAAGAAGTGCAGCTCAAAAAAGAATTAGTTGA